In Glandiceps talaboti chromosome 6, keGlaTala1.1, whole genome shotgun sequence, one DNA window encodes the following:
- the LOC144436335 gene encoding intraflagellar transport protein 25 homolog, whose protein sequence is MFDVALAEAGAKVVLATSSDEKHPPEHMIDGNSESFWSTTGLFPQEFIISFSGLMDINAIKLETFQIHKMSVERSVHAEPIDFEILNEKEFTPTDAALQMEEFTFDAATSATHLRFIIKSGYDHFVSVHRVNVDGTAVR, encoded by the exons ATGTTTGATGTTGCATTAGCTGAAGCAGGGGCAAAAGTTGTCCTAGCAACTTCAAGTGATGAAAAACATCCCCCTGAACATATGATAGATGG AAATTCAGAATCATTTTGGTCAACTACTGGACTTTTTCCACAAGAATTCATCATCAGTTTTTCAGGTCTTATGGATATTAATGCAATCAAACTAGAAACATTTCAAA TTCATAAAATGAGTGTTGAAAGGAGTGTCCATGCAGAACCTATAGATTTTGAAATCTTGAATGAAAAAGAATTTACCCCAACTGATGCTGCATTACAAATGGAAGAATTCACC tttgatgCTGCTACTTCAGCTACTCACCTAAGGTTTATTATCAAATCAGGCTATGATCACTTTGTATCAGTTCACAGAGTTAATGTTGATGGCACAGCTGTTAGATAG